The window GCCGCGCGCATCAGCACGCGGCTGTTGCTGTTGGCCGCTTGCGGCTGGTTTGCGCGCTGGTCGCAGGCTTCCTGGATGATGCGAAACCGGGTGCCCCCGGCCTCGTTCGGCTCGATCCGGAAGGTGACGTGACTCTCGCGAAACGGCGGCTCGGAATCGCGGAGCCGGTAACGCACCTCTTCGCCTGCGACGGATGATAAGGGTTCAGCGCCCGCGAGATCGCGATCCGGTAGCCAGCGCTCGCGCAGGGCTGGAATGGTGACGGCGCGCCATACTTTTTCAGGCGGTGCGTCGAGGTCGTATTCGATCACCAAGGCTGCGTCGGCGTCAGGCTCAACC of the Bradyrhizobium quebecense genome contains:
- a CDS encoding SRPBCC family protein — encoded protein: MSDTVEPDADAALVIEYDLDAPPEKVWRAVTIPALRERWLPDRDLAGAEPLSSVAGEEVRYRLRDSEPPFRESHVTFRIEPNEAGGTRFRIIQEACDQRANQPQAANSNSRVLMRAA